ACTGGGATCGTTTAATCTGCTAGAGCATTTAGTTGAGACCGGCGAAGGGCTGCGGGCATGTCAGGATTACGGAAAGGCGCTTGGCAAAAAGTTGGCTCCATGAGTTTTTAAAGAGCTTTGTTCTTGCGCCGAAAAACCTCTTTTTGAATATCTACTTTGCCTGCAATAGGTTACAGCGCCGCTTGCCGTCAATATTTTTACCCACAATTTATTGCGGCCAGTGATGCTGTAGAAGGAAATAACCGTTGAAAATAGATTTAACGAACAGAGACATCTACTTAAGATAGATGTCTCAACGAACAATACCATGCCTTTGCCCTTTCAGGGAAAATGAATAACCTTACGATGCTCATAGAAACAGGCAATCACATTGACTGGAAAATGAACAGAAAACACGAAAAATGATGATAAGCGAATGGGAAGAAATGGCCCGTGGCGGGAGATGACCGGAAAAGAATTTAAAAATGACATTGGAGCCTGTACGATAGGCATTCATCAAATATCACAGCAGACCTTAACAGGTTGTTCTCTGAGAACACAAAAATGCTACGACATCTTATAACAGACCAGCTCTCTGTGAATTTAATCTGAAGGAATACCGTAATAAACAAAAATCACACACAAAGAGCGTCGAATCGCACCTTCCATCCTGCATAATCAACCACATAATTAAACCCGCACACAATAGCTATTTTCCTATTCCCGATAATGCCTTGAATTTTTTTGCCGCCTTCTCTGGTATTCCTTTCTGGTCCGTAAGGGTTGAATTTCATTTCCTCTCCCTTTAAAAATACATAATCGCATATCAGGAGGACGTCTCCAAAGATGTAGAAGGTAAATCCAGGAGTATGGCCATCTACGTGAAATGCATCGATGCCATCTTCTGAAAAATTTTCTACAAACATTTCATCAAAGGCAAACGCCTCACAAATCTTGTGGACAGCATCCAGCTTATGGATACGCACTCGGGAGGAGAAATGTTCCCGATACAGGTTCGATGCGCCAAGAAAATGGTGATGGGTAAAGGTAATGACATCCACCGGTTGAAGGGCACTATCAAAGGATGACGGACAATCAATCCAGTAGCTCTTGTTTTTTGTTTCAATACGGTAAGCTGAATGTTCCAGGCCAAGCGGTGGAACGGAATTAAGTCGTGTCACCTTTTCATTAACAGGAAAACCCTTCACCCGAAAACGCGAGGAACATTCCTGTGATGTAATAAAATGCCCTCTTGTCGCGCCGCAGAAGGGGCATTTTTCAGGGTAATATCCCACCATGTTAAAGCCGCAAACGGCACATACATATTGCTCTTGCTGCATGTCTTTCCTCCTCTGTTATGTGAACTTTATCGTTTCATAGAAGATTTTTGGATATCGTGATTTTCTCACCTATAGGAAAAACCTGCCCTGCCAGAAAAGTAACAACCGCGGCTCCAGGCACAAGTCGATCAGTTTTTCATTTCACTACTTTTTCGAGCGTTGCATCAATATCAATGTTGTTTATCGCCAATGGATAACGCCTGCATGAATAGTTTAAATCACGCACTACGGCCATGATACCACAGGGTTATCATCCAAATTTCACGCGTTAAAATCTACGCTAAGACACAAAAAATATTGATAACCACAAAGCATTCTTTGTATGTTCAATGACTGTCATCTTTTTTCCTTTTCATTTTAAAGACCGTATAATATAGTATAGAAATTTTAAGCTTTATATTTCTTTCGTTGAAGTTATTGGATTTGAGCAATACGCTCTAAACATTTTTTAAAATGGGTCAGAGAATAACGTGATAATATTCAGGCGTGTTGAAGACACATTATACCTGGCAAAAGATAAATACACACCTACTTACATTATTGAGATGTGTAAAATTGGCCCAGGCATTATGAAGCTGATTGAACAAAAGAAATTTGATTCCTTATTTCTCATTATGATGCTGGAGTGCCCAACAGAGGTGAGAGTTGAGCTGGAACTGTCAGAAAACGCATTTAAGGATTTACAACAACGCCGACCACAAATTGCCTCCAAAATTCGGGAAATGCTCGATCACAAATGGATTGAGAGCGAGAAAGCTCAACGCAATCTTGGAGGTACAGCTTTAGTAGACTGGGTCCTTAAATATGACCGCTTTTAAATGGCCAAATTTGAAAACACATATTTGTATAAATGCATATTGACTCATTATGATTGAATGCAAAAAGGCGAAAGATCCATAGACACTATGCTCATAGAAGATGGTGTAAAAAACAGACATCGCCTTCGGCATTACCTCTTACCCTGTTAAACAATTCGCTCTCCTTATGATTGAATATACTTCGTTTTAAGGAACAATTCCACAAGCTATACGTGCACCACCACCACCAAGCTTTTGGGGTATATCTGAGTAATTATCTCCGCCTGCATGTATCATCAAGGAGCGCCCCTTTAAATCAGAAACGCTAATCCGGGGAGCTAATAGGGGAGTATTTGCCTCTCCTTTAGAATCTACCAACAAAACAGGCAAATCGCCCAGATGACCTTTTTGATATTGATAGGGGCCCAAGTGTTTTCCGGTATTTGCCGGGTCATAGTGACCACCTGCACATAATCCAGGCACCATCTTTCCCTCTTCTTCTTTTGGACTACAGTCAGGATTCTGATGAATATGGAATCCATGTGGTCCGGGGGGAAGACCTTTCAAGGAAGGAGTTAACAAAAGACCATAAGGAGTGTCTTCTGCAATAACGTTGCCAATTTTTTCCCCCTGTCCCGTTGTAGAAGTCTTGTGGATGGGAATTTCTACTTTATCTGCAGCAGCTACTCGTACAACAAAAAGTATAAATAAAAAACTCACTATGGCTCTGATAAGAAAAGTATTCATTTCTACAGCCTCCAATTGAAAATTTTATCTATCAAAATAATTTATTCAACCTTGAAAAATACAATCACCTGGCAACAATTAAAGAAAGAACTTTTTCATCCAAAAATCTATTAAAGCAAAAATGAGTACAATAGCAATATATTTTTAGTAGATATTTACTGTTGGAAGTTACAATACATTATGCTGAAAGAATTTAAACGCTTATCGGTTATTAAACCACCATTGTCTTGGCTTTTAACATTACCCTTTTTCATTTTATATATGCAATAGTAAATTTCCCTCTATCACCTTTCGTGCGAAAATTGCAGCACTCACCATACAAGCCTTCTTAACCTTCGCATTTTTCTAAGCAAGGTATTATTTTAGTCTTGACACTACAAAATTTATTTATAATATGTAACCATTATTCTTTCATCTTCATTGTTTTCAGGAAAGGATAAAAGTTCCCGTGA
The sequence above is drawn from the Candidatus Brocadiaceae bacterium genome and encodes:
- a CDS encoding MBL fold metallo-hydrolase; protein product: MQQEQYVCAVCGFNMVGYYPEKCPFCGATRGHFITSQECSSRFRVKGFPVNEKVTRLNSVPPLGLEHSAYRIETKNKSYWIDCPSSFDSALQPVDVITFTHHHFLGASNLYREHFSSRVRIHKLDAVHKICEAFAFDEMFVENFSEDGIDAFHVDGHTPGFTFYIFGDVLLICDYVFLKGEEMKFNPYGPERNTREGGKKIQGIIGNRKIAIVCGFNYVVDYAGWKVRFDALCV
- the sodC gene encoding superoxide dismutase [Cu-Zn] SodC, which gives rise to MNTFLIRAIVSFLFILFVVRVAAADKVEIPIHKTSTTGQGEKIGNVIAEDTPYGLLLTPSLKGLPPGPHGFHIHQNPDCSPKEEEGKMVPGLCAGGHYDPANTGKHLGPYQYQKGHLGDLPVLLVDSKGEANTPLLAPRISVSDLKGRSLMIHAGGDNYSDIPQKLGGGGARIACGIVP